A window from Citrus sinensis cultivar Valencia sweet orange chromosome 3, DVS_A1.0, whole genome shotgun sequence encodes these proteins:
- the LOC102627454 gene encoding uncharacterized protein LOC102627454 isoform X2, giving the protein MDYNDNEFQSQNLQLAGEGNTKFPPVLRPYALPKFDFDDSLHGHLRFDSLVETEVFLGIESNEDNQWIEEYSRGGSGIEFRTSAAESCSISRHINVWSEATSSESVEMLLKSVGQEENIPGKTIMRESDACDELGCVVKQMELGPKHNDDNLSKGGDVVDIRPIVPPDGVGGGQPQADASFQKNKCESSVDGGLSDPASDGISGKGDIVLSKESYTVDQRKVDTFIESLNNRTEEDSSASGMQYDSVVTSGSNVSLSGRQLNKQDAPPQKISSSEDISGNVDVLQTGISGQQQECHFVQGAETNYPNLEGNIADTSIPNSQNPFCLASRMESLEEGNIIEAATGKGGESSNMLKEDTDLHRVEDCNENVRSVNQVSLQEFEVGDTSKVNIHETSPVALGCDNSSQRVEVDNAIDSNSSLLPPEDNKFSTSEAIKNSDSYGGGIFTTNMEDSTTQLPSEKPVNLTSKGVNDVSEVRVQDSKVNDSTFIVAESVEVHEGNAVSRQSDNNCIAVDKENTDLPSDHSNTYEVVVDGSKENEMTASKSHSDATASKEPAREDCTLVSHDTTESVLLPFENVADANAAIIHQDGQMMDACNEESQCDSRVEVRNEVSQECVKEFDGSTVDPDSAREVQGAEIQVISEKHEVTMKENLGKTSSEVSDPESLPKNSETIAQTLPLEEIHGGADQNGQEDNESKLISGDKISEPCIDGDTLKMHEVSISSTPLSESDAKFPAVESGSSGSYLDKSICGSPTVIRATELSQTESEKQGVEGSADQNNPVSEGIDGGANKFQSVSPDSKENDASKGDKNFTFEVSPLPDSSGREPGKNWQPFPTIQATTASPTVEGTPSTSGVCQSNSKIAQDSSRGNLRASDRENVRSVSKGTSERKTRRTSTKATGKETAKKGNPIKDTTSARPSEKGDRTSNVPLSPSGICQLVQSNEMQYGHVDGSLKPFVLTTSASALPDLNTSSPLMFQQPFTDLQQVQLRAQIFVYGALIQGIAPDEAYMISAFGGPDGGRIMWETAWRGCTERLHGQKPLLNNAETPLQSRSGTRAPDQATKHGAIPSKVASSPLGRAISKGTPSPTLNPIIPLSSPLWSIPTPSADTVQSSGMPRSAVMDYQQALSPLHAHQTPSIRNFAGQNTSWMSQAPFRTTWVASPQTSGFDAGARFPVLPITETVQLTPAKEPSLPHSSGIKHVSSGPMIQSMSPATVFPGTSPMLDPKKMSSSPSQHSTDPKPRKRKKTPASEDSGQIMLHSQSQTEPVSAPIVSSHTYTSVSFATPASLVSKAFTEKEMPVSPVASADLIRGGNKEAQPKASLSEETLTKLKQAKTQAEDAATFAAAAVSHSQEIWNQMDKQKNSRLVSDVESKLASAAVAIAAAAAVAKAAAAAANVASSAALQAKLMADEALDSSDYGNSSLINGTSLSDSVKDMGKATPASILKGENAMSGSSSIIFAAREAARRQVEAASFASKRAENMDAIVKAAELAAAAVSQAGKIVALGDPFPLDELIEAGPEGYWKVPQASTQLVPTSNKMNGERLNMDCVGGGSDTFAGHSKEVPSENNGENETSNQQGFPTLRNISGESFDDHAPLVDGISGSVVAGRKNIKGHKGGKALDLTKTTGVVPESNIGSRPPPITIQIERERGSEPLKDNIIKEGSCVEVFKDGVQFKAGWYTANVLSLKDGKAYVCYDELPSDGGLEKLKEWLALGGEGEEAPKIRIARPVTAMPFEGTRKRRRAAMGEYTWSVGDRVDAWMQNRIGMKANNHIESQDLTTLF; this is encoded by the exons ATGGATTATAATGACAATGAATTTCAAAGCCAGAATCTTCAGTTAGCTGGTGAAGGGAACACCAAATTTCCTCCTGTTTTACGGCCATATGCTCTTCctaagtttgattttgatgacagTCTTCATGGACATTTAAGATTTGATAGTTTGGTTGAGACAGAGGTGTTTCTTGGTATTGAAAGTAACGAAGATAACCAGTGGATTGAGGAGTACTCTCGGGGTGGTAGTGGAATAGAGTTTAGAACTAGTGCTGCAGAATCTTGCTCTATTTCAAGGCACATCAATGTTTGGTCAGAGGCCACTTCCTCAGAATCTGTTGAAATGCTATTAAAATCAGTTGGGCAGGAAGAAAATATTCCTGGAAAAACTATTATGAGGGAGTCAGATGCCTGTGATGAACTCGGTTGTGTAGTAAAACAAATGGAGCTAGGTCCAAAACACAATGATGACAATCTTTCTAAAGGAGGTGATGTTGTAGATATACGGCCAATAGTACCACCTGATGGTGTAGGAGGGGGCCAGCCTCAGGCTGATGCGAGTttccaaaaaaacaaatgcgAGTCGTCTGTTGATGGTGGTTTAAGTGATCCAGCTTCAGATGGTATCAGTGGAAAGGGCGACATTGTTCTATCCAAGGAAAGCTATACTGTTGATCAAAGGAAAGTGGATACTTTCATTGAGTCCCTGAATAACAGAACAGAAGAAGATTCTTCTGCTTCAGGGATGCAGTATGACAGTGTGGTTACTTCTGGCTCAAATGTTAGTTTGAGTGGCCGTCAGTTGAATAAGCAAGATGCCCCACCTCAGAAAATCAGTAGTAGTGAAGACATTAGTGGAAACGTAGATGTTTTACAAACAGGGATCAGTGGTCAACAACAGGAATGCCATTTTGTCCAAGGGGCTGAAACCAATTATCCGAATTTAGAGGGAAATATTGCTGATACCAGCATCCCAAATTCACAGAACCCTTTTTGTTTGGCCTCAAGGATGGAATCTCTGGAGGAAGGAAACATAATTGAAGCTGCTACTGGTAAGGGTGGAGAATCTTCTAATATGCTTAAGGAAGATACTGACTTGCATAGGGTAGAAGACTGCAATGAGAATGTTCGGTCTGTAAATCAAGTTTCTTTGCAAGAATTTGAGGTTGGTGATACATCTAAAGTTAATATACATGAGACATCACCAGTGGCCTTAGGATGTGATAATAGTTCTCAGAGAGTTGAAGTGGACAATGCCATTGATTCTAACTCATCTTTGTTACCTCCGGaggataataaattttctacaaGTGAAGCTATCAAAAACAGTGATAGTTATGGAGGTGGCATTTTTACTACAAATATGGAGGATTCTACCACTCAACTGCCAAGTGAAAAACCAGTAAATTTGACTTCGAAAGGTGTTAATGATGTATCTGAAGTTCGTGTTCAGGATTCGAAAGTCAATGATTCAACTTTCATTGTGGCAGAGTCTGTAGAAGTGCATGAGGGAAATGCTGTCTCCAGGCAGAGTGATAATAATTGTATAGCAGTTGATAAGGAGAACACAGATCTTCCTTCTGACCATAGTAATACATATGAAGTGGTCGTTGATGGTagcaaagaaaatgagatgacAGCTTCGAAATCTCACTCCGATGCTACTGCTAGCAAAGAACCAG CTCGGGAAGATTGTACCTTGGTATCCCATGACACAACTGAAAGTGTTCTTTTGCCTTTTGAGAATGTTGCAGATGCTAATGCTGCTATCATTCATCAAGATGGTCAAATGATGGATGCTTGTAATGAAGAAAGCCAGTGCGATTCACGGGTAGAAGTGCGGAATGAAGTCAGCCAGGAGTGTGTAAAGGAGTTCGACGGGTCTACTGTTGACCCTGATTCAGCTAGGGAGGTTCAAGGTGCGGAGATACAAGTTATCTCTGAAAAGCATGAAGTAACCATGAAAGAGAATCTTGGAAAGACGTCCTCAGAAGTTTCTG ATCCTGAATCACTTCCAAAGAACAGCGAGACAATTGCACAAACTTTACCTCTGGAGGAAATTCACGGTGGTGCTGACCAAAATGGCCAGGAAGACAATGAATCAAAGTTGATATCTGGAGATAAGATCTCTGAGCCATGCATCGATG GTGATACCTTAAAAATGCATGAAGTTTCTATTAGTTCTACTCCTTTGTCTGAATCTGATGCCAAGTTTCCTGCTGTGGAAAGTGGAAGCAGTGGTTCCTATCTTGATAAATCTATCTGCGGGTCCCCTACTGTCATTAGAGCTACTGAACTTTCTCAGACTGAAAGTGAAAAGCAAGGAGTTGAAGGATCTGCAGATCAGAATAATCCAGTTTCTGAGGGCATTGATGGAGGTGCTAACAAATTTCAGTCTGTTTCTCCagattcaaaagaaaatgatgccTCCAAAGGTGACAAGAATTTCACGTTTGAGGTCAGTCCATTGCCAGATTCATCTGGAAGGGAACCTGGCAAGAATTGGCAACCGTTTCCCACTATACAAGCTACTACGGCGTCGCCG ACTGTAGAGGGGACTCCTTCAACTTCTGGTGTTTGCCAGTCAAATTCTAAGATTGCCCAAGATTCATCTCGTGGAAATCTTCGAGCATCTGATAGGGAGAATGTACGTAGTGTTTCCAAAGGTACTTCTGAGCGCAAGACAAGGCGGACATCTACAAAGGCTACAGGAAAAGAAACTGCTAAAAAGGGAAATCCTATAAAGGACACTACCTCAGCAAGGCCATCAGAAAAGGGGGATAGGACAAGCAATGTGCCCCTAAGTCCATCTGGGATTTGCCAACTTGTGCAGTCCAATGAGATGCAATATGGGCATGTCGATGGTAGCTTGAAACCGTTTGTTCTTACTACTTCAGCATCTGCTCTGCCAGATTTAAATACTTCTTCACCCTTAATGTTTCAGCAGCCTTTCACTGACTTACAGCAAGTGCAATTGCGTGCACAGATATTTGTTTATGGAGCTCTGAT ACAAGGAATAGCACCTGATGAGGCATATATGATATCGGCATTTGGTGGACCTG ATGGTGGAAGAATTATGTGGGAGACTGCCTGGCGTGGATGCACTGAGAGACTACATGGTCAAAAACCTCTCCTCAATAATGCAGAAACGCCTTTGCAGTCACGATCAG GCACAAGAGCTCCTGATCAAGCAACTAAACACGGTGCAATCCCTAGTAAAGTTGCATCTTCACCCCTTGGTCGAGCCATTAGTAAGGGTACTCCTTCACCAACTTTAAACCCCATCATACCCCTTTCATCACCACTTTGGAGCATTCCTACACCTTCCGCCGACACTGTGCAATCTAGTGGCATGCCGAGAAGCGCGGTTATGGATTATCAGCAGGCGCTTTCTCCGCTGCATGCTCATCAAACTCCATCCATTAGGAATTTTGCTGGCCAGAACACCTCTTGGATGTCTCAGGCCCCTTTCCGCACTACCTGGGTTGCTTCTCCTCAGACTTCTGGATTTGATGCTGGTGCTCGTTTTCCTGTGTTGCCCATCACAGAAACAGTTCAGCTCACTCCTGCTAAAGAACCATCTCTGCCCCATTCATCTGGCATAAAGCATGTATCCTCTGGACCTATGATTCAAAGTATGAGTCCTGCTACTGTTTTTCCTGGAACTTCCCCTATGCTTGACCCTAAAAAGATGTCATCATCACCCAGTCAGCATTCTACTGATCCGAAACCTAGAAAACGAAAGAAGACTCCGGCTTCTGAGGATTCGGGCCAGATTATGTTGCATTCTCAATCTCAAACAGAACCAGTTTCGGCACCTATTGTTAGTAGTCATACGTATACTTCTGTTTCCTTTGCAACTCCTGCTAGCTTGGTGTCTAAGGCCTTCACGGAGAAAGAGATGCCCGTATCTCCTGTAGCTTCTGCTGATCTCATTAGAGGAGGGAACAAGGAGGCACAGCCGAAAGCTTCTTTGTCAGAGGAGACCCTTACTAAACTTAAACAGGCTAAGACACAAGCTGAGGATGCTGCCACCTTCGCAGCTGCCGCTGTCAGTCACAGTcaagaaatatggaatcaGATGGATAAGCAGAAAAATTCCAGATTGGTATCTGATGTTGAAAGTAAGCTAGCTTCGGCAGCCGTTGcaattgctgctgctgctgctgttgcaaAGGCAGCAGCTGCAGCTGCCAATGTTGCATCAAGTGCTGCATTGCAAGCAAAACTGATGGCCGATGAAGCATTGGATTCAAGTGATTATGGCAATTCTAGTCTAATTAATGGAACTTCTCTTTCTGACAGTGTGAAAGATATGGGAAAAGCTACTCCGGCATCCATCTTGAAGGGTGAAAATGCAATGAGTGGCTCGAGTTCAATTATATTCGCTGCTAGGGAAGCTGCTAGGAGGCAGGTTGAAGCGGCTTCATTTGCTTCGAAAAGAGCTGAAAATATGGATGCCATTGTAAAAGCCGCTGAGCTGGCAGCAGCAGCTGTGTCACAAGCTGGAAAAATTGTTGCTTTAGGTGATCCTTTCCCTTTGGATGAGCTAATTGAAGCAGGTCCAGAGGGTTATTGGAAAGTACCCCAGGCTTCTACTCAACTCGTTCCTACATCTAATAAGATGAATGGTGAAAGATTGAACATGGATTGTGTTGGAGGAGGTTCGGATACCTTCGCTGGGCACTCAAAAGAGGTTCCATCAGAGAATAATGGGGAAAATGAGACCAGTAACCAACAGGGGTTTCCTACTCTGAGAAATATATCTGGTGAGTCGTTTGACGACCATGCTCCATTGGTTGATGGCATTTCAGGTTCTGTTGTAGCCGGTAGAAAGAATATTAAAGGACACAAAGGTGGCAAAGCTTTGGATTTGACTAAGACAACTGGGGTTGTTCCTGAATCCAATATTGGATCGAGACCCCCCCCAATTACCATTCAGATTGAGCGAGAAAGGGGTTCTGAACCTCTGAAAGACAACATCATCAAGGAAGGTTCTTGTGTAGAG gttttcaaagatgGGGTGCAGTTTAAAGCAGGCTGGTATACAGCCAATGTATTAAGTTTGAAGGATGGGAAGGCTTATGTTTGTTACGATGAACTTCCATCTGATGGAG GTTTGGAGAAGCTGAAGGAATGGCTGGCTCTTGGAGGTGAAGGAGAGGAGGCACCCAAAATACGAATTGCTCGTCCTGTTACTGCCATGCCATTTGAAGGAACAAGGAAGAGACGCAGAGCGGCTATGGGGGAGTATACATGGTCTGTTGGGGATAGAGTCGATGCTTGGATGCAAAATAG GATAGGAATGAAGGCAAATAATCACATTGAGAGTCAGGACTTAACTACACTTTTTTAG